From a region of the Gossypium raimondii isolate GPD5lz chromosome 10, ASM2569854v1, whole genome shotgun sequence genome:
- the LOC105776230 gene encoding LOB domain-containing protein 36 → MSSSNSPCAACKFLRRKCTQECVFAPYFPPDNPQKFANVHKVFGASNVAKLLNELNTSQREDAVNSLAYEAEARLRDPVYGCVGLISILQHKLKQMQHDLNNAKKELSTYIGPQAMLPILQPSVFLQQHVGNPSSSSSSSAVMQHNMMPMMGIPTAAAAASGQLVLREPQQQQIFEAQQQLAAVIAAREQQEMFRGYEQHHGGQQPEIVRFNNGFDGSASVTATGFNQITTAAAAATMSPSLALGSFENPYQIQAQQDHHHCHGGHHPLQAQLLLQPQQGQPQNQQQQPQRSGSEEARSIGPSS, encoded by the coding sequence ATGTCATCATCGAACTCTCCTTGCGCGGCGTGCAAGTTTCTTCGTCGAAAATGCACCCAAGAGTGCGTGTTTGCACCCTATTTCCCACCCGACAATCCTCAAAAATTCGCCAATGTTCATAAAGTATTCGGCGCCAGCAACGTTGCCAAGCTTTTAAACGAATTGAATACGTCCCAACGTGAAGATGCCGTCAACTCGTTAGCCTACGAAGCCGAGGCTCGTCTCCGGGATCCCGTCTACGGCTGTGTCGGTCTCATCTCCATCTTACAGCATAAGCTTAAACAAATGCAACATGATCTTAACAATGCCAAGAAAGAGTTGTCTACTTATATTGGTCCTCAAGCAATGCTTCCTATATTACAACCGTCGGTTTTCTTGCAGCAACATGTTGGCAACccttcttcatcatcttcttcctccGCTGTTATGCAACATAACATGATGCCAATGATGGGGATTCCTACAGCGGCGGCGGCGGCTTCGGGGCAGTTAGTGTTAAGGGAACCTCAACAGCAACAGATTTTCGAGGCTCAGCAACAATTGGCGGCGGTGATAGCAGCAAGGGAACAACAAGAGATGTTTAGAGGGTATGAACAACATCATGGCGGCCAACAGCCTGAGATTGTGAGGTTTAACAATGGGTTTGACGGGTCTGCTTCAGTTACTGCAACTGGGTTCAATCAGATAACAACTGCAGCAGCAGCAGCCACCATGTCACCTTCATTGGCTTTAGGAAGCTTTGAAAACCCGTACCAGATTCAAGCACAACAAGATCATCACCATTGTCATGGGGGCCATCATCCACTCCAAGCACAACTTTTACTTCAGCCACAACAAGGCCAACCGCAAAACCAGCAGCAACAACCGCAAAGATCAGGGAGCGAGGAGGCGAGGAGCATTGGCCCTTCTTCttga